In a single window of the Cydia amplana chromosome 4, ilCydAmpl1.1, whole genome shotgun sequence genome:
- the LOC134663027 gene encoding elongation factor 1-alpha: MGKEKIHINIVVIGHVDSGKSTTTGHLIYKCGGIDKRTIEKFEKEAQEMGKGSFKYAWVLDKLKAERERGITIDIALWKFETAKYYVTIIDAPGHRDFIKNMITGTSQADCAVLIVAAGTGEFEAGISKNGQTREHALLAFTLGVKQLIVGVNKMDSTEPPYSEPRFEEIKKEVSSYIKKIGYNPAAVAFVPISGWHGDNMLEASTKMPWFKGWNVERKEGKAEGKCLIEALDAILPPARPTDKALRLPLQDVYKIGGIGTVPVGRVETGILKPGTIVVFAPANITTEVKSVEMHHEALQEAVPGDNVGFNVKNVSVKELRRGYVAGDSKNNPPKGAADFTAQVIVLNHPGQISNGYTPVLDCHTAHIACKFAEIKEKVDRRTGKSTEDNPKSIKSGDAAIVILVPSKPLCVESFQEFPPLGRFAVRDMRQTVAVGVIKAVNFKEAGGGKVTKAAEKATKGKK; encoded by the coding sequence ATGGGCAAGGAAAAGATTCACATTAACATTGTCGTGATCGGACACGTCGACTCCGGCAAGTCCACCACCACCGGCCACTTGATCTACAAATGCGGTGGTATCGACAAACGTACCATCGAAAAGTTCGAGAAGGAAGCCCAGGAGATGGGCAAGGGCTCCTTCAAGTACGCGTGGGTGTTGGACAAGCTAAAGGCTGAGCGTGAGCGTGGTATCACCATCGATATCGCCCTGTGGAAGTTCGAGACCGCCAAGTACTACGTGACCATCATCGATGCTCCCGGACACAGGGATTTCATCAAGAACATGATCACTGGTACCTCACAGGCCGATTGCGCCGTGCTCATCGTTGCCGCCGGTACTGGTGAGTTCGAGGCCGGTATCTCCAAGAACGGACAGACCCGCGAGCACGCCCTGCTCGCCTTCACCCTCGGTGTGAAGCAGCTGATCGTGGGCGTCAACAAGATGGACTCCACTGAGCCCCCGTACAGTGAACCCCGTTTTGAGGAAATCAAGAAGGAAGTCTCCTCGTACATCAAGAAGATCGGTTACAACCCAGCTGCCGTCGCTTTCGTACCCATTTCTGGCTGGCACGGAGACAACATGCTGGAGGCGTCCACCAAGATGCCTTGGTTCAAGGGATGGAACGTCGAGCGCAAGGAAGGCAAGGCTGAAGGCAAGTGCCTCATCGAGGCTCTTGACGCCATTCTGCCCCCTGCCCGCCCCACAGACAAGGCCCTGCGTCTGCCCCTGCAGGACGTCTACAAAATCGGCGGTATTGGTACGGTGCCCGTAGGCCGTGTCGAGACTGGTATTCTCAAGCCCGGCACCATCGTCGTGTTCGCGCCCGCCAACATCACCACTGAAGTAAAGTCCGTGGAGATGCACCACGAAGCCCTCCAGGAGGCCGTGCCCGGCGACAACGTCGGTTTCAACGTAAAGAACGTGTCCGTTAAGGAGCTGCGTCGTGGCTACGTCGCTGGCGACTCCAAGAACAACCCCCCCAAGGGCGCCGCAGacttcaccgcacaggtcatcGTGCTCAACCACCCCGGACAGATTTCAAACGGCTACACGCCTGTGCTCGATTGCCACACAGCCCACATTGCCTGCAAATTCGCAGAAATCAAAGAGAAGGTTGACCGTCGTACCGGCAAATCCACTGAAGATAACCCTAAATCCATCAAATCGGGAGACGCCGCCATCGTCATCCTGGTCCCCTCCAAGCCTCTGTGCGTGGAGTCCTTCCAGGAGTTCCCTCCTCTCGGTCGTTTCGCCGTGCGTGACATGAGGCAGACGGTGGCCGTGGGTGTCATCAAGGCTGTCAACTTCAAGGAGG